The following proteins come from a genomic window of Miscanthus floridulus cultivar M001 chromosome 2, ASM1932011v1, whole genome shotgun sequence:
- the LOC136537546 gene encoding probable acylpyruvase FAHD2, mitochondrial has product MPAAMAVAAAQRLLAASTKIIGVGRNYVAHAKELGNPIPKEPVLFLKPTSSFLHAGVATAAVEIPEPLESLHHEVELAVVISRRGRDVPEASAMDFVGGYALALDMTARDLQSVAKSAGLPWTLAKGQDTFTPISAVVPKSSVTNPDDLELWLKVDDELRQKGSTSDMIFKIPFLISYISSIMTLMEGDVILTGTPEGVGPVRVGQKITAGVTDLIDVEFDVQRRNRSFST; this is encoded by the exons atgccggcggccatggcggttgCGGCGGCGCAGAGGCTCCTCGCGGCGAGTACGAAAATCATCGGCGTTGGGCGCAACTACGTAGCCCACGCCAAGGAGCTCGGCAACCCGATCCCCAAG GAGCCCGTCCTGTTCCTGAAGCCGACCTCGTCGTTCCTCCACGCTGGTGTGGCTACCGCCGCCGTCGAGATCCCGGAGCCGCTCGAATCGCTACACCACGAGGTCGAGCTCGCAGTCGTCATCTCCCGGCGCGGACGCGACGTTCCTGAGGCGTCCGCCATGGACTTCGTCGGAG GTTATGCACTTGCTTTGGACATGACAGCAAGGGACCTTCAATCTGTTGCTAAG TCTGCAGGCCTTCCATGGACTTTGGCTAAAGGACAAGACACCTTCACTCCAATTAGTGCAGTA GTTCCAAAATCGTCTGTCACTAATCCCGATGATCTCGAGCTCTGGCTAAAG GTAGATGATGAACTAAGGCAGAAAGGATCGACAAGTGACATGATATTCAAGATTCCTTTTCTGATCAGCTATATCAGTTCCATCATGACATTAATGGAGGGTGATGTGATACTGACAG GTACTCCTGAGGGTGTGGGTCCTGTCCGAGTAGGTCAGAAGATCACAGCTGGTGTAACTGACCTAATTGATGTCGAGTTCGATGTTCAGAGGCGCAATCGGTCATTTTCCACATGA